A single window of Rubrobacter aplysinae DNA harbors:
- a CDS encoding alpha/beta hydrolase-fold protein yields the protein EILIDQGTEDVFLDEQLYPHIFEEACEAAGQPLKLRRQEGYDHGYYFISTFMADHLLHHARTLNSL from the coding sequence GGGAGATCCTCATAGACCAGGGCACCGAAGACGTGTTCTTAGATGAGCAGCTCTACCCGCACATCTTCGAGGAGGCGTGCGAGGCGGCGGGCCAGCCCCTGAAGCTGCGCCGTCAGGAAGGGTACGATCACGGCTACTACTTCATCTCTACGTTCATGGCGGACCACCTACTCCACCACGC